GTCATAGATGCGAGGGGCAGCTACTGCCCAGGACCGCTCATGGAGCTGATAAAGGCCTACAAGCAGGCGAAGGTTGGAGAAGTCATATCCGTGTACTCCACGGATGCAGGAACGAAGAAGGATGCGCCTGCATGGATACAGAAGTCAGGCCAGGAGCTGGTCGGAGTATTCGACAGAAACGGATACTACGAGATTGTGATGAAGAA
The Thermoplasma sp. Kam2015 genome window above contains:
- a CDS encoding sulfurtransferase TusA family protein, encoding MDVKPDRVIDARGSYCPGPLMELIKAYKQAKVGEVISVYSTDAGTKKDAPAWIQKSGQELVGVFDRNGYYEIVMK